The Vibrio tubiashii ATCC 19109 genome has a segment encoding these proteins:
- the torA gene encoding trimethylamine-N-oxide reductase TorA, protein MAITRRSFLKGVATTSAASVIGPSLLASASASAAETTGTWKVTGSHWGAFRAHIYAGKVQEIKPLETDKNPTEMLNGIKGIIYSPSRVRYPMVRLDWLKKHKYSAETRGDNRFIRVTWDEALDLFYRELERVQKDYGPWALHAGQTGWNQTGAFNNCTAHMQRAVGMHGNFITKVGDYSTGAGQTILPYVLGSTEVYAQGTSWSEILENADNIILWANDPVKNLQVGWNCETHESFDYLAQLKEKVAKGEINVLSVDPVKNKTQRYLENDHLYINPMTDVAFMLAVAHVLYNEDLYDKKFIDTYCLGFDEFIQYVQGETKDKVVKTPEWAAEICGVKADKIREFARMLVSGRTQILMGWCIQRQEHGEQPYWAGAVVAAMVGQIGLPGGGISYGHHYSSIGVPSTGFAGPGGFPRNLDTGMKPKWDNNDFNGYSRTIPVARWIDCLLEPGKEIRYNGGKVKLPDFKMMVISGNNPWHHHQDRNRMKKAFKKLQTVVTVEFAWTATCRFSDIVLPACTQWERNDIDVYGSYSSKGLIAMHRLVDPLFQSKPDFQIMSELTQRFGRRDEYTRGMSEMEWIESLYNDCKKANEGKFEMPEFAEFWEKSVLDFGQGKPWVRHADFRKDPEINALGTPSGFIEITSRKIGRYGYEHCQEHPMWFEKSERSHGGPGSDKHPYWLQSCHPDKRLHSQMCESEEFRATYAVQGREPVYINPVDAKAKGIKDGDLVHVFNDRGQLLAGAVVTDSYPRGVIRIEEGAWYGPLNEKEGAICTYGDPNTLTQDIGSSELAQATSANTCIVDFEKFTGKVPPVTSFGGPIEVA, encoded by the coding sequence ATGGCTATTACACGAAGAAGTTTTCTAAAAGGTGTAGCGACAACGAGCGCAGCATCAGTCATCGGTCCAAGCTTATTGGCATCTGCTTCTGCAAGCGCTGCGGAAACGACAGGGACTTGGAAGGTAACTGGTTCACACTGGGGCGCATTCCGCGCCCACATCTACGCGGGTAAAGTTCAAGAAATCAAACCGCTAGAAACAGATAAAAACCCGACAGAGATGCTGAACGGCATCAAAGGTATTATCTACAGCCCATCACGTGTACGTTACCCTATGGTGCGTCTAGATTGGCTTAAGAAACATAAATACAGCGCAGAGACACGCGGTGACAACCGTTTCATCCGTGTTACTTGGGATGAAGCTTTAGACTTGTTCTACCGTGAACTTGAGCGTGTGCAGAAAGACTACGGTCCGTGGGCACTGCATGCAGGTCAAACGGGTTGGAACCAAACTGGTGCTTTCAACAACTGTACTGCGCACATGCAGCGCGCGGTTGGTATGCACGGTAACTTCATCACTAAAGTGGGTGACTACTCGACAGGTGCTGGTCAAACGATTCTGCCATACGTACTAGGTTCTACAGAAGTATACGCACAAGGTACTTCTTGGTCTGAAATTCTAGAAAATGCAGACAACATTATTCTTTGGGCAAATGACCCTGTGAAGAACCTGCAAGTCGGTTGGAACTGTGAAACTCACGAGTCATTTGACTACTTAGCTCAGCTAAAAGAGAAAGTAGCAAAAGGCGAGATCAACGTACTTTCTGTTGACCCAGTGAAGAACAAAACTCAGCGTTACCTAGAGAACGACCATCTGTACATTAACCCAATGACAGACGTTGCCTTCATGCTGGCTGTGGCACACGTTCTTTACAACGAAGACCTTTACGACAAGAAGTTTATCGACACTTACTGTCTAGGTTTTGATGAGTTCATTCAGTACGTTCAGGGCGAAACCAAAGATAAAGTGGTGAAAACACCTGAATGGGCTGCGGAAATCTGTGGCGTGAAAGCGGACAAGATTCGTGAGTTTGCACGTATGCTTGTAAGCGGCCGTACTCAGATCCTAATGGGATGGTGTATCCAACGCCAAGAGCATGGTGAACAGCCATACTGGGCAGGTGCTGTTGTGGCTGCAATGGTCGGTCAAATTGGTCTACCGGGTGGTGGTATTTCTTACGGTCACCACTACTCAAGTATCGGTGTTCCTTCAACGGGCTTTGCGGGCCCTGGTGGCTTCCCTCGTAACCTAGATACGGGTATGAAGCCTAAATGGGATAACAATGACTTTAACGGTTATAGCCGCACTATTCCTGTAGCGCGCTGGATCGACTGTCTATTGGAGCCGGGTAAAGAGATCCGTTACAACGGCGGTAAAGTTAAACTGCCTGACTTCAAAATGATGGTGATCTCAGGTAACAATCCTTGGCACCACCACCAAGATCGTAACCGCATGAAGAAAGCATTCAAGAAACTTCAAACGGTTGTGACTGTTGAGTTTGCTTGGACTGCAACGTGTCGTTTCTCAGACATCGTACTGCCTGCTTGTACTCAGTGGGAACGTAACGACATCGACGTATACGGTTCGTACTCAAGCAAAGGTTTGATCGCAATGCATCGCCTTGTCGATCCATTGTTCCAATCTAAGCCTGACTTCCAGATCATGAGTGAGCTAACTCAACGCTTTGGTCGTCGTGACGAGTACACGCGTGGTATGAGCGAGATGGAATGGATCGAAAGCCTGTACAATGATTGTAAGAAAGCCAACGAAGGCAAGTTTGAGATGCCAGAGTTTGCTGAGTTCTGGGAGAAAAGCGTACTAGACTTCGGTCAAGGCAAGCCTTGGGTTCGTCATGCTGACTTCCGTAAAGACCCAGAAATCAACGCTCTAGGTACGCCGTCTGGCTTCATCGAGATCACTTCTCGTAAGATCGGTCGTTACGGTTACGAGCACTGTCAAGAGCACCCAATGTGGTTCGAGAAATCAGAACGTTCACACGGTGGTCCTGGTTCAGACAAACACCCGTACTGGCTACAATCTTGTCACCCAGATAAGCGTCTGCACTCTCAGATGTGTGAATCTGAAGAGTTCCGCGCAACGTATGCGGTACAAGGTCGTGAACCTGTTTACATCAACCCTGTGGATGCGAAAGCGAAGGGTATCAAAGATGGTGACCTAGTGCACGTCTTCAATGACCGTGGTCAGCTTCTAGCAGGTGCTGTGGTTACTGATAGCTACCCTCGCGGTGTTATCCGTATCGAGGAAGGTGCATGGTATGGTCCTCTAAACGAGAAAGAGGGCGCAATCTGTACTTACGGCGATCCAAACACGCTAACTCAAGACATCGGTTCTTCAGAGCTAGCACAGGCGACATCGGCTAACACTTGTATCGTGGACTTCGAGAAGTTCACTGGTAAAGTTCCGCCAGTGACGTCGTTCGGTGGCCCTATCGAAGTGGCATAA
- a CDS encoding substrate-binding periplasmic protein, with protein MKWLLAVVLIVSVFPSGATQRVYMTSLEWPPYSGEELEGYGLSVAVAREAFAAMGYELVIEFKPWVRAVALASKNDKYVGYFPEYYFNTDEFVFSDSIGSGPLGLVENIKFPIEWSSLEDLTLYRIGVVQGYVNTAEFDLLVEEGMIQVEASANDIRNIYKVAKGRLDAAVIDSNVLDYLIGIDPRSDMLANRVKMNSRLLASKELYLAFKNTPEGHNWRDVFNEGLKKIDVSSIVERYNRYLSTTKGINSPIVPFRAN; from the coding sequence ATGAAGTGGTTGTTAGCGGTAGTACTCATTGTCAGCGTATTTCCTAGTGGGGCGACTCAGAGAGTCTATATGACGTCTCTAGAGTGGCCCCCTTATTCAGGAGAAGAACTCGAAGGATATGGCCTGTCTGTTGCAGTTGCGCGCGAAGCGTTTGCGGCAATGGGGTATGAGCTTGTTATCGAATTCAAACCTTGGGTACGTGCTGTCGCGCTCGCCAGCAAAAACGATAAGTATGTTGGCTACTTTCCAGAATATTACTTTAACACCGACGAGTTTGTTTTCTCAGACTCTATTGGCAGCGGACCGTTAGGACTGGTTGAGAACATCAAGTTTCCGATTGAGTGGAGTTCACTGGAAGATCTAACCTTATACCGAATTGGTGTTGTTCAAGGATATGTGAATACGGCTGAGTTCGACTTGTTGGTTGAAGAGGGAATGATTCAGGTAGAAGCGTCAGCTAATGATATACGCAACATCTATAAAGTGGCTAAAGGACGACTCGATGCCGCGGTTATCGACTCAAATGTACTCGACTATCTCATTGGCATTGATCCTAGATCAGACATGCTAGCTAATCGCGTTAAAATGAACAGCCGCTTGCTTGCGAGCAAAGAGCTGTATCTGGCATTCAAAAACACGCCAGAGGGACACAACTGGCGTGATGTATTTAATGAAGGTTTAAAGAAAATCGATGTTTCCTCTATTGTTGAGAGATATAACCGCTATCTCTCGACAACCAAAGGCATCAATTCTCCAATTGTGCCTTTTCGCGCTAACTAG
- the torC gene encoding pentaheme c-type cytochrome TorC: MKSLIVKLWRTMTRPAVHISLGVLTMGGFIAGVIFWGGFNTALEATNTEEFCISCHTMRDNVYVELQETVHWKNHSGVRATCPDCHVPHNWTDKIARKMQASKEVFAQVFGNYDEPGVFEERRIELAKHEWDRFSANKSLECKNCHNYESMDFEQMSPTARIQMKQAAEKDQSCVDCHKGIAHKLPAGMDSIGGIVGDLESLASNTSYDAGQTLVSVRHLPIYFDAEGQKEAGLLNPASSVKVLEEKGDFVSIEIDGWRKAKGFGRVIQEDFGKNIAVASLLKEASTDDSIVTTGEKKVDELTGLPWEKVAATVWLKKESMLNDITPVWEKSKEAYKTNCSVCHTQPDEAHFDANTWPGMFDGMLAFVNLDTDSEALILKYLQKHSSDYAEGHH; encoded by the coding sequence ATGAAATCATTGATTGTTAAACTGTGGCGCACCATGACGCGCCCAGCGGTTCATATCAGCCTAGGTGTGCTGACGATGGGCGGCTTTATCGCGGGTGTTATCTTCTGGGGTGGTTTCAACACTGCTTTAGAAGCGACCAACACTGAAGAATTCTGTATTAGTTGTCATACCATGCGTGACAATGTATACGTTGAGCTACAAGAAACCGTTCACTGGAAAAACCACTCTGGTGTGCGCGCGACTTGTCCTGACTGTCACGTTCCTCATAACTGGACAGACAAAATTGCACGTAAGATGCAGGCTTCTAAAGAAGTATTCGCACAAGTATTTGGTAACTATGATGAACCAGGTGTATTTGAAGAGCGTCGTATCGAGCTTGCTAAACATGAATGGGATCGTTTCTCTGCAAACAAATCCCTAGAGTGTAAAAACTGTCACAACTATGAATCGATGGACTTCGAGCAAATGTCTCCAACGGCTCGTATCCAGATGAAGCAAGCGGCAGAAAAAGATCAGAGCTGTGTTGACTGTCACAAAGGTATTGCCCACAAACTGCCTGCGGGTATGGATAGCATTGGTGGTATCGTCGGCGATCTAGAATCTCTAGCTTCGAACACTAGCTACGATGCAGGCCAAACATTAGTGAGTGTGCGTCACCTACCTATCTACTTTGACGCAGAAGGTCAAAAAGAAGCCGGTCTTCTAAATCCAGCTTCTTCAGTAAAAGTACTGGAAGAGAAAGGCGATTTTGTTTCAATTGAAATCGACGGCTGGCGTAAAGCGAAAGGCTTCGGTCGTGTAATCCAAGAAGACTTTGGTAAAAACATTGCTGTTGCGTCTCTTCTTAAAGAAGCATCAACAGACGATAGTATTGTGACGACTGGCGAGAAGAAAGTGGATGAGCTGACAGGTCTTCCATGGGAGAAAGTGGCAGCAACAGTATGGCTGAAGAAAGAGTCAATGTTGAACGACATCACTCCAGTTTGGGAAAAATCGAAAGAAGCGTATAAGACAAACTGTTCTGTATGTCACACCCAACCAGATGAAGCGCACTTCGATGCGAACACTTGGCCAGGTATGTTCGACGGTATGCTTGCGTTCGTTAACCTAGATACAGATAGTGAAGCACTGATCTTGAAGTACCTACAGAAGCACTCTTCAGATTATGCTGAAGGCCACCACTAA
- a CDS encoding PACE efflux transporter yields MQTKERIFHALFFELIALALIIPVASMFSGKGASELVVVGVGLSLFTVVWNYFYNIGFDRLCETPRSERSLSTRIWHTVGFEGGLIFITLPTIAWFLNITYFQALMLEAGFLVFFFFYATGFNWLYDRLQPYKWCFERA; encoded by the coding sequence ATGCAAACTAAAGAACGTATCTTCCACGCACTGTTTTTTGAGCTGATTGCTTTAGCACTCATTATTCCCGTTGCCTCAATGTTTTCGGGCAAAGGGGCGAGTGAGTTGGTTGTAGTTGGCGTCGGGCTGAGTTTGTTTACCGTAGTGTGGAACTATTTTTACAACATTGGCTTTGACCGTCTATGTGAAACGCCTAGATCAGAGCGATCACTATCAACCCGTATTTGGCATACGGTCGGCTTTGAGGGAGGGTTGATTTTCATTACTTTACCGACAATAGCTTGGTTCCTAAATATTACTTACTTCCAAGCACTTATGCTTGAAGCAGGATTTCTCGTGTTCTTTTTCTTTTACGCGACTGGCTTCAACTGGCTCTACGATCGTCTTCAACCATACAAATGGTGTTTTGAGCGTGCCTAG
- a CDS encoding substrate-binding periplasmic protein: MKREKSNKLILLICWLWCSLSFAAPLKVAQDLWPPYVMNSALGSGIAHDLVIEGLISAGFEVDYSVKPWTRVLKETINGKNDVIIAIWKTEQRSRDYIFTDMYMHNRMAVVSRQEANFEFSSLDSLAGIRVAMIDNYAYGAKLIDYQELIPISSIHLPNSIRLILTDRADVLVTDEAVGRWTIKEMRVDASKLSFSPVYLDTTPLYAAVRKSHPQAQQIVSALNAYFKNHGKQKLDALKIKYGLSEN; encoded by the coding sequence GTGAAGAGAGAAAAATCGAACAAACTCATCCTTCTTATCTGCTGGCTTTGGTGTAGCCTCTCCTTCGCAGCGCCATTGAAAGTCGCACAAGACTTATGGCCTCCTTATGTAATGAACTCTGCCCTCGGCAGTGGTATTGCTCATGACTTAGTGATTGAAGGATTGATTTCTGCGGGTTTTGAAGTGGATTACTCGGTTAAACCTTGGACACGAGTTCTTAAAGAAACTATCAATGGTAAAAATGATGTAATCATCGCGATTTGGAAAACTGAACAGCGATCTAGGGATTACATTTTTACTGATATGTACATGCACAACAGAATGGCGGTCGTTTCACGCCAAGAAGCTAATTTCGAGTTTTCCTCTCTCGATAGCTTGGCGGGAATTCGCGTAGCGATGATCGATAACTATGCCTACGGAGCAAAGCTTATAGATTACCAAGAACTAATTCCAATAAGCTCGATTCATTTGCCCAATAGTATTCGCCTTATCCTGACGGATAGAGCAGATGTCCTAGTCACCGACGAAGCCGTTGGTCGCTGGACAATTAAAGAAATGAGAGTTGATGCTTCGAAACTGAGTTTCAGTCCAGTCTATCTCGATACAACCCCACTCTATGCAGCCGTGAGAAAAAGCCACCCTCAAGCACAACAGATCGTCTCTGCCCTTAACGCCTATTTCAAAAATCATGGCAAACAGAAGCTTGATGCACTTAAAATTAAGTATGGCCTCTCAGAAAATTGA
- the torE gene encoding trimethylamine N-oxide reductase system protein TorE — MSDVNKIESGEKRSLEWKSFLFIAVVLFPVLSVAFVGGYGFLVWMLQVFVMGPPGAHGM, encoded by the coding sequence ATGAGTGATGTTAACAAAATCGAGAGTGGTGAAAAACGCTCTCTGGAGTGGAAGTCATTCCTCTTCATCGCGGTTGTTCTCTTCCCAGTTTTAAGTGTGGCATTCGTAGGTGGCTACGGATTCCTAGTATGGATGCTTCAAGTATTCGTAATGGGACCACCTGGCGCCCATGGCATGTAA
- the focA gene encoding formate transporter FocA, which produces MNLNHQFDSLLPPQMAERAAEIGVGKATKDPVKSFLLAISAGIHIGIAFVFYTIVTTGAGDLPWGITRLLGGLAFSLGLILVVVTGGELFTSSVLTLVARASGKISWKMLFKHWAVVYAGNLVGALLLVICMLLTKQYMFDHGQVGLNAMAISQHKLHHTFLSAVALGVMCNVLVCIAVWMTFSGRTLTDKIAVMILPVAMFVSAGFEHCIANMFQVPMAIGIKNFAPVEFWQMTGTNIADYADLNMIDFITNNLIPVTLGNIIGGGVFVGMWYWLIYLRD; this is translated from the coding sequence ATGAACTTAAACCACCAGTTTGATTCTCTACTTCCACCACAAATGGCTGAGCGCGCTGCTGAAATCGGCGTAGGCAAAGCGACCAAAGATCCGGTTAAATCTTTTCTATTAGCTATTTCAGCAGGTATTCATATTGGTATCGCTTTCGTCTTCTATACCATAGTAACGACAGGTGCTGGTGACTTACCTTGGGGAATTACACGCCTGCTCGGTGGGTTAGCCTTTAGCTTAGGGTTGATTCTAGTGGTCGTGACAGGCGGTGAACTGTTTACTAGTTCGGTGCTGACTTTAGTTGCGCGCGCAAGTGGCAAAATCTCTTGGAAAATGCTGTTTAAGCACTGGGCAGTCGTGTATGCCGGTAACTTAGTGGGCGCCTTACTACTTGTTATCTGTATGCTTCTGACCAAGCAATACATGTTCGATCATGGCCAAGTGGGTTTGAATGCAATGGCGATCTCCCAGCACAAACTGCATCACACCTTCCTTTCTGCGGTTGCGCTTGGCGTCATGTGTAATGTTCTAGTATGTATCGCGGTGTGGATGACCTTCAGTGGCCGTACGCTAACTGACAAAATCGCGGTGATGATCCTGCCAGTTGCCATGTTTGTTTCCGCAGGCTTTGAACACTGTATCGCTAACATGTTCCAAGTGCCTATGGCTATTGGTATCAAGAATTTTGCCCCAGTGGAATTCTGGCAGATGACAGGTACTAACATTGCCGATTACGCCGACTTAAATATGATCGACTTTATTACCAACAACCTGATCCCAGTGACACTTGGCAATATCATTGGTGGTGGCGTTTTCGTTGGCATGTGGTACTGGCTCATCTACCTACGCGACTAG
- a CDS encoding ABC transporter permease: MDSVVDISWSVLALFFGLLVIPLFVSQHYKLKIGNEIIVSVARMTVQLLMVGFYLQYLFQLNSLTINALWLLLMTLIGASAIVGKARLPKKALLLPVTFALIAGLFPMLTIISVLVIQPQPLYSAQYMIPLAGMLLGNSMSGNIVALQNVFTALDERKSEYEAAISLGASPKYATLPFVQDAMRRSLAPTLATMSTTGLVTLPGMMTGQILGGASPLVAIKYQILIMVAILVMMSLSVMLSLQLTIKKCINNEGRVLVKIKSAD, encoded by the coding sequence ATGGATAGTGTGGTAGATATTTCGTGGTCAGTATTGGCACTGTTTTTTGGCCTACTCGTTATTCCGCTGTTCGTCAGCCAACACTACAAACTGAAGATCGGCAACGAAATCATTGTCAGTGTCGCTCGAATGACAGTGCAATTGCTGATGGTCGGTTTCTATCTGCAATACCTCTTTCAATTGAACAGCTTAACCATCAATGCACTTTGGCTATTGTTAATGACATTGATTGGCGCCAGCGCTATTGTTGGTAAAGCTAGATTGCCCAAAAAAGCCCTGTTGCTGCCAGTCACATTCGCCTTAATCGCAGGGCTATTCCCTATGCTTACGATTATCTCAGTGCTTGTGATTCAGCCACAGCCTCTATACAGCGCTCAATATATGATCCCATTGGCAGGGATGCTGCTGGGCAACTCTATGAGTGGCAATATTGTCGCACTGCAGAACGTGTTTACTGCTTTAGATGAGAGAAAAAGTGAATATGAGGCCGCCATATCACTCGGAGCCTCTCCTAAATATGCCACGCTACCTTTTGTGCAAGATGCAATGCGACGCTCACTCGCCCCAACTCTAGCCACAATGAGCACCACGGGGTTAGTTACTTTACCAGGTATGATGACGGGACAAATTTTAGGCGGGGCAAGTCCACTAGTTGCTATCAAATATCAGATTCTCATTATGGTGGCGATTCTGGTTATGATGTCTCTCTCTGTTATGCTCTCCTTACAACTGACGATCAAGAAATGCATTAATAACGAAGGAAGAGTACTGGTTAAGATCAAATCAGCCGACTGA
- a CDS encoding YdcF family protein, with amino-acid sequence MSQLKLYQHIERLWSYMQLNHSLKKSDCIFVLGSNDIRVAEYAAQLFLEGWAKKLVFSGGVGRLTEGVFESSEAQTFANVARDMGVPADSILIEGKATNTGENVRFTYQLMKQSGEDFKSIILVQKPYMERRTYATFAKQWPDSYQHVCVTSPKTSFCDYFNDEIDLDMVVTAMLGDFERIKTYPAKGFQIEQEVPEEVDSSYRAIRQVFG; translated from the coding sequence ATGAGCCAGCTAAAACTATATCAACACATTGAGCGACTTTGGTCTTACATGCAGCTTAATCACTCGCTAAAAAAATCTGACTGTATTTTTGTGTTGGGTAGCAACGACATAAGAGTCGCTGAATATGCCGCTCAATTGTTTCTGGAAGGATGGGCCAAAAAGCTTGTTTTCTCTGGAGGTGTAGGTCGCCTTACCGAAGGTGTGTTTGAATCATCGGAAGCACAAACCTTTGCTAACGTGGCGCGCGATATGGGTGTGCCTGCGGACAGTATCCTTATCGAGGGCAAGGCGACTAACACCGGCGAGAATGTACGATTTACCTATCAGCTAATGAAGCAATCAGGTGAAGATTTTAAGTCAATCATTTTGGTCCAGAAGCCCTATATGGAAAGGCGTACATACGCAACGTTTGCCAAACAATGGCCTGACTCTTACCAACATGTTTGCGTTACCTCGCCAAAGACTTCATTTTGTGACTATTTCAATGACGAGATCGATTTAGATATGGTCGTCACAGCTATGCTTGGTGACTTCGAAAGAATCAAAACTTATCCGGCGAAAGGCTTCCAGATAGAGCAAGAGGTGCCTGAAGAGGTTGATTCGTCCTACCGAGCAATAAGACAAGTATTTGGCTAG
- a CDS encoding NAD(P)H-binding protein: MKTLSIVGGGWLGKPLAQYLTSIGHKVYVSKTTSDGVDELKKEGLEGFKCDLNSGGEELGRHLTHFPSEIVIGCFPPGFRKGGGQQYVNQWKALIEAAKQNGVSRVIMVSSTTVYPSLATDMAEEDASLAIAEGNPDFSDNATIMLQAENALISSGLKFAIVRCSGLVGPDRHPSRFASKLKQVSALAPANMIHLQDAIGAVSFMALNNSCEVVNATTPNTVSKAGFYQAALNSVGATEPLPPVTQHPDKKIIANKLVSLGYRFHYQHTLELV, from the coding sequence ATGAAAACACTCTCAATTGTCGGAGGCGGTTGGCTTGGAAAGCCTTTAGCTCAGTATTTAACGTCTATCGGCCATAAAGTATATGTGAGTAAAACCACCTCGGACGGCGTTGACGAGCTAAAAAAAGAGGGGCTCGAAGGCTTTAAATGCGATCTCAATAGTGGTGGAGAAGAACTTGGTCGCCATCTGACGCATTTCCCAAGCGAGATTGTCATTGGGTGCTTCCCTCCTGGGTTTCGTAAAGGCGGTGGACAGCAATACGTCAACCAATGGAAAGCGCTAATTGAAGCTGCTAAACAGAACGGTGTGTCTCGCGTAATCATGGTTAGTTCAACCACTGTATACCCTAGCCTTGCCACTGACATGGCCGAAGAAGACGCCTCCCTTGCCATCGCTGAAGGCAACCCTGATTTTAGCGACAACGCCACCATTATGCTTCAAGCTGAGAATGCGCTGATAAGCTCGGGGCTGAAGTTTGCCATTGTGCGATGCAGCGGATTGGTTGGCCCGGACCGTCACCCTTCTCGGTTTGCTAGCAAACTAAAACAAGTCAGCGCGCTTGCCCCTGCCAACATGATTCACTTACAAGACGCGATTGGCGCAGTCAGTTTTATGGCTTTGAACAATTCTTGTGAAGTCGTTAACGCGACAACGCCTAACACAGTGAGCAAAGCAGGGTTTTATCAAGCGGCTTTAAATAGTGTCGGAGCGACTGAACCTCTACCACCCGTTACCCAGCATCCTGACAAGAAAATTATCGCCAATAAGTTGGTAAGTCTAGGTTACCGATTCCACTACCAACACACATTAGAGTTGGTTTAA
- a CDS encoding TIGR02647 family protein yields MKFTPEHMSELNLLLQFDISSAATGIKVHHEATEEMQAAVQRLYEKGLCTLPDGGYLTDEGIEMAEHADKALRVLSS; encoded by the coding sequence ATGAAATTTACGCCTGAACATATGTCTGAACTAAACCTATTACTCCAGTTTGACATCAGCAGCGCTGCGACGGGTATTAAGGTTCATCATGAAGCGACTGAAGAGATGCAGGCGGCAGTTCAACGCCTTTACGAAAAAGGGTTGTGTACCTTACCTGACGGCGGCTACCTGACCGATGAAGGTATCGAAATGGCGGAACACGCAGATAAAGCGCTAAGAGTCCTTTCTAGTTAG
- a CDS encoding LysR family transcriptional regulator, with the protein MFSIEQLEAFVATVETGSFSAAARKLGKVQSAISQHVMNLELDCGVELFNRDGRYPALTEEGKKLLPHANATLKQHKRLIECSASLFKDEESSISIAIDEGIPVENFSHALETVSSTFPNLKVEILVASSIDIIELVAEKRVTTGLVFSEIELPPNIDFESVGHIEFDLYVGQTHPLANQLSENIDQLLLHRQLLLRSRNAKVSGFQQAHSPELWYADSYYVLLELISKGFGWGFLPTHIASAYEESGKITRIPVRYEQLYWQANVDVIQHQGYGFKPIHQLLRSELRKLLSRTQE; encoded by the coding sequence ATGTTTAGTATTGAGCAGTTAGAGGCTTTTGTTGCCACCGTTGAAACTGGCTCCTTTTCAGCAGCCGCACGAAAGTTGGGGAAAGTTCAATCCGCCATCAGCCAACATGTTATGAACCTTGAGCTCGATTGTGGCGTTGAACTGTTTAACCGAGACGGACGCTACCCTGCGCTAACCGAGGAAGGTAAAAAGCTGCTTCCTCATGCCAACGCTACACTAAAGCAGCATAAGCGCTTAATAGAGTGCTCAGCCTCACTGTTTAAGGACGAAGAGTCGAGCATCAGCATCGCCATCGACGAAGGTATACCCGTAGAGAATTTCTCGCACGCACTAGAGACCGTATCCTCGACGTTTCCAAATCTAAAAGTAGAAATTCTTGTGGCTTCCAGTATCGATATTATCGAACTAGTCGCCGAAAAGCGTGTTACGACTGGTCTGGTATTTTCAGAGATAGAACTTCCACCCAACATCGACTTTGAATCCGTCGGTCACATTGAATTTGACCTCTACGTTGGTCAGACACATCCACTTGCAAATCAGCTCTCCGAGAACATCGACCAACTCTTGCTTCATAGGCAGTTGTTGTTACGCTCAAGAAATGCCAAAGTAAGTGGATTCCAGCAGGCTCATAGTCCAGAACTATGGTATGCAGACAGCTACTACGTACTATTGGAATTAATCAGTAAAGGATTTGGATGGGGGTTCTTACCTACTCATATCGCTTCTGCGTATGAGGAAAGTGGAAAAATCACCCGAATTCCAGTGCGCTATGAACAGCTTTACTGGCAAGCGAATGTCGACGTAATACAGCATCAAGGCTACGGCTTTAAACCGATACACCAACTCTTACGCAGTGAACTACGTAAGCTACTATCAAGGACGCAGGAATGA